From a region of the Acidobacteriota bacterium genome:
- the rplB gene encoding 50S ribosomal protein L2: protein MASIKTYNPTSPAVRFKTTLDKKELSADRPQKRLTEGRQRVSGRNNKGRITIRHRGGGHKKLYRIVDFRRDKREIPAKVASLEYDPNRSALIALLAYADGEKRYILAPDGLAVGSSVIAGENADILVGNSLPLKNIPLGTMIHNIELRSGKGGQMARSAGTAAQLLAKEAGYGQIKMPSGETRMVHLECYATIGQVGNLNYENVSIGKAGRSRWLGKRPTVRGVVMNPIDHPHGGGEGKTSGGRNPVSPWGQPTKGYKTRNNKRTQRFIIKRRGK from the coding sequence ATGGCTTCCATAAAGACATACAATCCGACATCACCGGCGGTGCGGTTCAAGACCACGCTCGACAAGAAGGAGCTCTCCGCCGACCGGCCGCAGAAGCGGCTTACGGAGGGCCGGCAGCGGGTCTCCGGGCGCAACAACAAGGGGCGGATCACGATCCGTCACCGGGGGGGCGGGCACAAGAAGCTCTACCGGATCGTCGATTTCAGGCGTGACAAGCGGGAGATCCCGGCGAAGGTCGCGTCGCTCGAATACGATCCCAACCGTTCGGCCCTGATCGCGCTGCTCGCCTACGCCGACGGCGAAAAGAGGTACATCCTCGCCCCGGACGGCCTGGCCGTCGGGAGCTCGGTCATCGCGGGGGAGAATGCCGACATCCTGGTGGGCAACTCGCTCCCGTTGAAGAACATCCCGCTCGGCACGATGATCCACAACATCGAGCTCCGCAGCGGCAAGGGGGGGCAGATGGCCCGATCCGCCGGGACCGCGGCCCAGCTGCTCGCCAAGGAGGCGGGGTACGGCCAGATCAAGATGCCCTCCGGGGAGACCCGGATGGTGCACCTGGAGTGCTACGCGACCATCGGCCAGGTGGGGAACCTGAATTACGAGAACGTTTCCATCGGCAAGGCGGGACGCAGCCGGTGGCTGGGCAAGAGGCCCACGGTCCGCGGGGTGGTCATGAACCCGATCGATCATCCGCACGGCGGGGGGGAAGGGAAGACCTCGGGGGGCCGGAACCCGGTCAGCCCCTGGGGACAGCCCACGAAAGGTTACAAAACCCGGAACAATAAACGCACCCAGCGCTTCATCATCAAGCGCAGGGGCAAATAG